The Paenibacillus pabuli DNA segment AAGCCAATCTCATAAAATGCAGAAGCTGGCGATAAGAATAGCGCTGCTGCAACACTAGTTTTAACAAGTCTAGATAACGTTTGCTTTGTAGTTACTTTCATTACTCTTCTCCTCCAGTTCATTCTAGATTGAATAAGAGACCATTATTCAGGCTGTAAATCCATGATTGCCCCGAACATTTGGGATGCTGTGGTGAAGCAAACGAACGAACAAAGTTCGGCAATCTCCGTCTCTGAAAACTCTTGTCTCAACACATCAAATGTCGCCTGATTAATGGAGGAACGATGGTTCACAAACAGCTCGGCAAAACCCACCACAAGGCTGATCTTCGAATCTTTTTGATCCAATACGGCCTTTCCTTTAGCCTGACAGTACTTACATCCATTACCGAATGCGAGCGTGCGGCGAACTTGTTCTTTTAAATCACCATCTAATTCACCATCTTGATAGAAAGCCTGTTCAAGTTTGGTCCAGTTCTTTAGAATCTGTTCATTGTGACCCAACAATTGCTGAAACGGGGTGTCACCTGTACTGGAGTAAGATATCCTTGGCAATTCGTCTACCTCCTATTCCATGTCATTCCAAATTTTTAAAAAGAATAGTGACATTGTATTAGTACTGATAAGTTTAAACAAGAATATGTCATCACGATTTTAAGCATTCTCAAGCGCAAACGCCTTGAAACGTACGATGTGGCTTTCGGGAATATCACATTCCTGTTCCAAATAATGTTCTATGTTCTCATGTCTGCCGAGAATATCCTGAAGCACATCCTCTAGATAATCACGCCTCACCTCCAGCATAGGCTTGATTCTTTCTGAAGGCACGCGATATAAACTCATCAGACGAATCATTTTTTCTGCTTTTTTCATACGGGGCCCGATTCGTACATTGGAATACAAGTAATCTTTCATTACGTTCTCGTACGGAACCTTTAGAAGAAGCTGAATGATTGCAGCCAAAAATCCGGTTCGGTCCTTTCCCCCAGTACAGTGAATAAGAACTGGAAGATTTCCTTCTTTAGCAAGCAACCCAAATAGCTCTTTGAGCGTTGACTGAGCGCTCGTCCCCATATGACGATACATGTCCTTCATCGTTTTCTCGAAATCAAGCCCGTCTCCATGAAAGATTAGATGTTTCATAAACTCAAGGCGTGTAAACGCCTGACTCTGATCCTGCAATGTCAAATTTGCAATTGGTGTTCCCTTGTTCAGCATACGGCTTTTGTTTGACTTTTGCTCTGTTTCCGTCCTCAAATCACAGATTAATTGGAGACCAAGCTGGTCGAACCTTGCCATGTCTCCTTTCGAAAGTTTCGACAATTCATCCGAACGGAATAGTATCCCCTTTCTTACTCTTTTTCCATCCGTTGTGGCATAACCTCCAAAATCCCTGAAATTATTCAATCCGTCGAAGTGAGACAGGGAAGCGGGATTTAGAATATTGTTCTTCATGTGCGTTCCTTCTTTCTGATCATCCATAACTTTCTAGTTGTATACGAGCATTTACGGTTGAAACTCAACAATCATATTAGTGTGACTTATAGGTTTTGTAAAGAACTGATTGTTCAAAACATAAGTTTTTTTATTTGATTCAAGGATTGACACATCATCTTACCGAACGCTATGATTAATTTGTGACCTTATAGTTTTTTATAAAACCAATTGGTACATAGGGTCTTCTGCTCCTTGGGGCAGGTTGAAGCTGGCTCAACTTGATCCTAATCATTTCAAAAGAAAGCAGGTTTAGGAATATGTCTCATCCGTCTTTGAATAATGAATCTAACAAGGAAGGTGCCGTTTCGCTTCTTCCCTACCTTCCGCCGTTATTTGCGATTGTCATAGGAACATTTATGGTGATCTTAGATAGCACGGCTGTCAACGTAGCTCTCCCAACCTGGGTAATCGAATTCGGAGTATCCATTCAAACCATGCAATGGGCAGTTA contains these protein-coding regions:
- a CDS encoding carboxymuconolactone decarboxylase family protein; its protein translation is MPRISYSSTGDTPFQQLLGHNEQILKNWTKLEQAFYQDGELDGDLKEQVRRTLAFGNGCKYCQAKGKAVLDQKDSKISLVVGFAELFVNHRSSINQATFDVLRQEFSETEIAELCSFVCFTTASQMFGAIMDLQPE
- a CDS encoding tyrosine-protein phosphatase; amino-acid sequence: MKNNILNPASLSHFDGLNNFRDFGGYATTDGKRVRKGILFRSDELSKLSKGDMARFDQLGLQLICDLRTETEQKSNKSRMLNKGTPIANLTLQDQSQAFTRLEFMKHLIFHGDGLDFEKTMKDMYRHMGTSAQSTLKELFGLLAKEGNLPVLIHCTGGKDRTGFLAAIIQLLLKVPYENVMKDYLYSNVRIGPRMKKAEKMIRLMSLYRVPSERIKPMLEVRRDYLEDVLQDILGRHENIEHYLEQECDIPESHIVRFKAFALENA